The Stenotrophomonas rhizophila genome has a window encoding:
- a CDS encoding GNAT family N-acetyltransferase, protein MPDIRFLHRLTDLPAADWDALHDGRNPFVSHAFLQGLEEHGCLRAEWGWRPRHFTLWESGQLIGAVPGYLKDNSHGEFVFDHAWANAYARHGLAYFPKWLGAVPYSPVSGPRLLAKDAETARTLVETLRAEVARMGWSSAHVNFHLAEDDAAFGPDWLLREDIQFQWHNPGNWTDFSSFLAAMDHKHRKNIRQERAKLARTGVSYRIVHGDEATDADLQAMHDFYLQTFSEYGNSPALTLPFLQHLATAMPRQLVIFLAMLEGQPIAGALCLRGGDTLYGRYWGGATLPGLHFETCYYQGIEYCLREGLTRFEPGAQGEHKLARGFLPHPVRSRHWLAEPAFAAALAGWCAQEREEVQRYAQLLAEHTPFKAIESP, encoded by the coding sequence ATGCCCGATATACGCTTCCTTCATCGCCTCACCGACCTGCCCGCCGCCGACTGGGATGCGCTGCACGACGGCCGCAACCCGTTCGTCAGTCATGCGTTCCTGCAGGGGCTGGAGGAACACGGCTGCCTGCGTGCGGAATGGGGCTGGCGGCCACGCCACTTCACCCTGTGGGAGAGCGGCCAGCTGATCGGGGCGGTACCGGGCTACCTGAAGGACAACTCGCATGGCGAGTTCGTGTTCGATCACGCCTGGGCCAATGCCTATGCCCGCCACGGGCTGGCGTACTTCCCGAAGTGGCTGGGCGCAGTACCGTATTCGCCGGTGAGCGGGCCGCGCCTGCTGGCGAAGGATGCGGAAACCGCTCGCACGCTGGTGGAGACCCTGCGCGCCGAAGTCGCCCGCATGGGCTGGTCGTCGGCGCACGTGAACTTCCACCTGGCTGAAGACGACGCCGCGTTCGGGCCGGACTGGCTGCTGCGCGAGGACATCCAGTTCCAGTGGCACAACCCGGGCAACTGGACCGACTTCAGCAGCTTCCTGGCGGCGATGGATCACAAGCACCGCAAGAACATCCGCCAGGAGCGCGCCAAGCTGGCCCGCACCGGGGTGAGCTACCGGATCGTGCACGGCGATGAAGCCACCGACGCCGACCTGCAGGCCATGCACGACTTCTACCTGCAGACCTTCAGTGAGTACGGCAATTCGCCGGCACTGACCCTGCCTTTCCTGCAGCACCTGGCCACGGCGATGCCGCGTCAGCTGGTGATCTTCCTGGCCATGCTGGAGGGCCAGCCGATCGCCGGCGCGCTGTGCCTGCGCGGTGGCGACACCCTGTACGGGCGCTACTGGGGCGGCGCCACCCTGCCCGGCCTGCACTTTGAAACCTGCTACTACCAGGGTATCGAGTACTGCCTGCGCGAAGGGCTCACCCGTTTCGAGCCCGGCGCGCAGGGTGAGCACAAGCTGGCGCGCGGCTTCCTGCCACACCCGGTGCGCAGCCGGCACTGGCTGGCCGAGCCCGCGTTCGCCGCCGCCCTTGCAGGCTGGTGCGCGCAGGAGCGCGAGGAAGTGCAGCGCTATGCGCAGCTGCTGGCCGAGCACACCCCCTTCAAAGCCATCGAGTCCCCATGA
- the aat gene encoding leucyl/phenylalanyl-tRNA--protein transferase, which produces MTRHLPWRLDDRPDAPFPPAETALRDPDGLLALGGDLSPVRLLNAYAGGIFPWFSQGQPLLWWSPDPRMVFRTEGVHLSSRFRRSLRASSWVLRADTRFREVIEACAASPRPGQDGTWITRDMIEAYVALHALGFAHSIEVLDGDRLVGGIYGVAIGRMFFGESMFSAASGGSKVALAGLAHRLSSWGWPLIDAQVENDHLLRMGAVHWPRERFLGVVREQVQAAAPPGGWTERFGDVSAASLA; this is translated from the coding sequence ATGACCCGGCACCTGCCCTGGCGACTGGACGACCGGCCGGACGCCCCCTTCCCGCCGGCCGAAACCGCGCTGCGCGATCCCGATGGCCTGCTGGCACTCGGCGGCGACCTCTCACCGGTGCGCCTGCTCAATGCCTACGCCGGCGGCATCTTCCCGTGGTTCTCGCAGGGCCAGCCGCTGCTGTGGTGGTCGCCGGACCCGCGCATGGTGTTCCGCACCGAGGGCGTCCACCTGTCCTCGCGCTTCCGCCGCAGCCTGCGCGCCAGCAGCTGGGTGCTGCGTGCCGATACACGCTTCCGCGAGGTGATCGAGGCCTGCGCGGCCAGCCCGCGCCCGGGGCAGGACGGGACCTGGATTACCCGGGACATGATCGAGGCCTATGTGGCGCTGCATGCCCTCGGCTTCGCCCATTCGATCGAGGTGCTGGACGGCGACCGGCTGGTGGGCGGGATCTACGGGGTGGCCATCGGCCGGATGTTCTTCGGCGAAAGCATGTTCAGCGCGGCCAGCGGCGGCTCCAAGGTGGCGCTGGCCGGGTTGGCCCACCGGCTGTCGTCGTGGGGGTGGCCATTGATCGATGCACAGGTGGAAAACGACCACCTGCTGCGGATGGGCGCCGTGCATTGGCCGCGGGAGCGGTTCCTGGGGGTGGTGCGGGAGCAGGTGCAGGCCGCAGCGCCGCCCGGGGGGTGGACGGAGCGGTTTGGCGACGTTTCCGCCGCATCATTGGCCTGA
- the clpA gene encoding ATP-dependent Clp protease ATP-binding subunit ClpA, whose protein sequence is MFSKDLEHTIGQCYKRAREARHEFMTVEHLLLALLDNPSAQAVLKACGADADRLRQELEQAIEASVSRLAEDDGRDTQPTLGFQRVLQRAVYHVQSSGKKEVTGANVLVAIFGEKDSHAVYYLNQQDVTRLDIVNYLSHGIAKLGEEGEVPPSSDAEGRAEGADGEGKGDALAEFASNLNEAARNGRIDPLVGRRDEIERTIQVLCRRRKNNPLYVGEAGVGKTAIAEGLAKRIVEGTVPDVLADAVIYSLDLGALVAGTKYRGDFEKRLKGVLTALKKMPNAVLFIDEIHTIIGAGSASGGTMDASNLIKPALASGELRCIGSTTFQEYRGIFEKDRALARRFQKIDIVEPTVGETYEILQGLKPKYEAHHGVTYADDALQAAVDLSVKHIGDRLLPDKAIDVIDEAGARQRLLPEGERKELIDIEEIETIVAKMARIPAKQVSATDKDVLQHLERNLKMVIFGQDPAIETLSSAIKLARSGLANPEKPIGNFLFAGPTGVGKTEVTKQLALQLGIELVRFDMSEYMEPHSISRLIGAPPGYVGFDQGGLLTEKIVKTPHCVLLLDEVEKAHPDIFNILLQVMDRGVLTDTNGREANFKNVVLVMTTNAGAAQASRRSIGFTRQDHATDAMEIIRKSFTPEFRNRLDAVVQFQPLGFEHILRVVDKFLIELEMLLQEKHVSLSATPTARDWLARHGFDPLMGARPMARVIQDKVKRPLADELLFGKLVNGGRVSIDVRDDELFVEAQAEPERLLPATVE, encoded by the coding sequence ATGTTCAGTAAAGACCTCGAACACACCATCGGTCAGTGCTACAAGCGCGCCCGTGAGGCCCGCCATGAGTTCATGACGGTGGAACACCTGCTGCTGGCACTGCTCGACAACCCGTCCGCCCAGGCCGTGCTCAAGGCATGCGGGGCCGACGCCGACCGCCTGCGCCAGGAGCTGGAGCAGGCCATCGAGGCCTCCGTCTCGCGCCTGGCCGAAGATGACGGCCGCGACACCCAGCCCACCCTGGGCTTCCAGCGCGTGCTGCAGCGGGCCGTGTACCACGTGCAGTCCTCGGGCAAGAAGGAGGTCACCGGCGCCAACGTGCTGGTGGCGATCTTCGGCGAAAAGGACTCCCATGCGGTCTATTACCTCAACCAGCAGGACGTGACCCGGCTGGATATCGTCAATTACCTCTCCCATGGCATCGCCAAGCTGGGCGAGGAGGGCGAAGTGCCGCCGTCGTCGGACGCCGAAGGGCGCGCCGAGGGTGCCGATGGCGAAGGCAAGGGCGATGCCCTGGCCGAGTTCGCCAGCAACCTCAACGAAGCGGCGCGCAACGGCCGGATCGACCCGCTGGTCGGCCGCCGCGACGAAATCGAGCGCACCATCCAGGTGCTGTGCCGCCGCCGCAAGAACAACCCGCTCTACGTGGGCGAGGCCGGCGTGGGCAAAACCGCCATCGCCGAAGGCCTGGCCAAGCGCATCGTGGAAGGTACGGTGCCCGACGTGCTGGCCGATGCGGTCATCTACTCGCTTGACCTGGGCGCGCTGGTGGCCGGCACCAAGTACCGCGGCGATTTCGAGAAGCGCCTGAAGGGCGTGCTGACCGCGCTGAAGAAGATGCCGAACGCGGTGCTGTTCATCGACGAGATCCACACCATCATCGGTGCCGGGTCGGCGTCGGGCGGCACCATGGACGCCTCCAACCTGATCAAGCCGGCGCTGGCCTCCGGTGAGCTGCGCTGCATCGGCTCCACCACCTTCCAGGAATACCGCGGCATCTTCGAGAAGGACCGTGCGCTTGCCCGGCGCTTCCAGAAGATCGACATCGTCGAGCCGACCGTGGGCGAAACCTACGAGATCCTGCAGGGCCTCAAGCCCAAGTACGAGGCGCACCACGGCGTGACCTATGCCGATGACGCGCTGCAGGCGGCGGTGGACCTGTCGGTGAAGCACATCGGCGACCGCCTGCTGCCGGACAAGGCCATCGACGTGATCGATGAAGCCGGTGCCCGCCAGCGCCTGCTGCCCGAGGGCGAGCGCAAGGAACTGATCGACATCGAGGAAATCGAAACGATCGTGGCCAAGATGGCGCGCATTCCGGCCAAGCAGGTCAGCGCCACCGACAAGGACGTGCTGCAGCACCTGGAGCGCAACCTGAAGATGGTGATCTTCGGCCAGGACCCGGCCATCGAGACCCTGTCCTCGGCGATCAAGCTGGCCCGTTCGGGCCTGGCCAATCCGGAAAAGCCGATCGGCAACTTCCTGTTCGCCGGCCCCACCGGCGTGGGCAAGACCGAGGTGACCAAGCAGCTGGCGCTGCAGCTGGGCATCGAGCTGGTGCGCTTTGACATGAGCGAGTACATGGAGCCGCATTCGATCAGCCGCCTGATCGGTGCGCCTCCGGGGTATGTCGGCTTCGACCAGGGTGGCCTGCTCACCGAAAAGATCGTCAAGACCCCGCACTGCGTGCTGTTGCTGGACGAGGTGGAAAAGGCCCACCCGGATATCTTCAACATCCTGCTGCAGGTCATGGATCGTGGCGTGCTCACCGACACCAACGGGCGCGAAGCGAACTTCAAGAACGTGGTGCTGGTGATGACGACCAATGCCGGTGCGGCGCAGGCCTCGCGGCGGTCGATCGGCTTCACCCGGCAGGACCATGCCACCGACGCGATGGAGATCATCCGCAAGAGCTTCACGCCGGAATTCCGCAACCGCCTCGATGCGGTGGTGCAGTTCCAGCCGCTGGGCTTCGAGCACATCCTGCGCGTGGTGGACAAGTTCCTGATCGAGCTGGAAATGCTGCTGCAGGAAAAGCACGTCAGCCTGTCGGCCACCCCGACCGCGCGCGACTGGCTGGCCCGCCACGGCTTCGACCCGCTGATGGGTGCCCGCCCGATGGCGCGGGTGATCCAGGACAAGGTCAAGCGGCCGCTCGCCGACGAGCTGCTGTTCGGCAAGCTGGTCAATGGCGGCCGGGTCAGCATCGACGTGCGCGACGACGAGCTGTTCGTCGAAGCGCAGGCCGAGCCGGAGCGGCTGCTGCCGGCAACGGTCGAATGA
- the infA gene encoding translation initiation factor IF-1 — MSKDDSIEFEGTVSETLPNTTFRVRLENGHEIIAHISGRMRKNYIRILTGDRVKVEMTPYDLTKGRITYRMK, encoded by the coding sequence ATGTCGAAAGACGACTCCATCGAGTTCGAAGGCACCGTCAGCGAGACGCTGCCGAACACCACTTTCCGCGTTCGACTGGAAAACGGGCATGAAATCATCGCCCACATCTCCGGCCGCATGCGCAAGAACTACATCCGCATCCTGACGGGCGACCGTGTCAAGGTTGAAATGACGCCCTACGACCTGACCAAGGGTCGCATCACCTACCGCATGAAGTAA